The proteins below come from a single Caulobacter flavus genomic window:
- a CDS encoding HipA domain-containing protein, whose amino-acid sequence MSRPTQLVVHMDGVARPAGYLVSNETQAISFAYDLRYAEEGGPPLSMSMPLEQADFGDVTARAFFDNLLPENNQMQQVMDREGLARDDVVGLLAHLGADCSGAISCLPFGAEPVKVPGVLAEDYEPIAPEALAEIVRSLAEHRRLPDTAADPSPVAGVQRKIALVHTPAGFARPKPGRKVPTTHILKVPERRLGRDAGLEEQAARLAWAVGLKVSIPQAARIADVDALLITRFDRWERDGVVYRIHQEDFAQALGLPATLKYQRNGEAGRRFDAEAIARVLDRTERPALARQAFLATTLFNLLIGNTDNHAKNHGLLYASGRAPILAPLYDLLPSRLNPDFNDQLSFDIGGADHPDAITRDDLLDFLGAFQMTRAAASRFLDRTATSMVEALEAATRDLASRGFKDLDDLIGRETEQLVEVLGLDVKVRERDYFPKGRYALGAS is encoded by the coding sequence ATGAGCCGTCCGACCCAGCTGGTCGTCCACATGGACGGCGTGGCTCGGCCCGCCGGCTATCTGGTATCGAACGAGACCCAGGCGATCAGCTTCGCCTATGACCTGCGGTACGCCGAAGAAGGCGGCCCGCCGCTGTCGATGTCGATGCCGCTGGAGCAGGCCGACTTCGGCGACGTGACCGCGCGGGCGTTCTTCGACAACCTGCTGCCCGAAAACAACCAGATGCAGCAGGTGATGGACCGCGAGGGCCTGGCGCGGGACGACGTCGTCGGCCTGCTGGCCCATCTGGGCGCCGACTGCTCGGGGGCGATCTCCTGCCTGCCGTTCGGCGCCGAGCCGGTGAAGGTTCCGGGCGTGCTGGCCGAGGACTACGAGCCGATCGCGCCCGAGGCGCTGGCCGAGATCGTTCGCAGCCTGGCCGAGCACCGGCGCCTGCCCGACACGGCGGCCGACCCGTCGCCGGTCGCCGGCGTCCAGCGCAAGATCGCCCTGGTCCACACCCCTGCCGGCTTCGCCCGGCCCAAGCCGGGGCGCAAGGTTCCGACGACGCACATATTGAAGGTTCCCGAGCGCCGCCTGGGCCGCGACGCGGGCCTGGAGGAGCAGGCGGCGAGGCTGGCCTGGGCGGTCGGCCTGAAGGTCTCGATCCCGCAAGCCGCCCGCATCGCCGACGTCGACGCCCTGCTGATCACCCGCTTCGACCGTTGGGAGCGGGACGGCGTCGTCTATCGCATCCACCAGGAGGACTTCGCCCAGGCCCTGGGCCTGCCCGCGACCCTGAAGTACCAGCGCAACGGCGAGGCGGGCCGCCGGTTCGACGCCGAGGCGATCGCTCGCGTGCTGGACCGGACCGAGCGCCCGGCCCTGGCGCGCCAGGCGTTCCTGGCGACGACGCTGTTCAACCTGCTGATCGGCAACACCGACAACCACGCCAAGAACCACGGCCTGCTCTACGCCTCGGGCCGCGCCCCGATCCTGGCGCCGCTGTACGACCTGCTGCCCAGCCGCCTGAACCCGGACTTCAACGACCAGCTGTCGTTCGACATCGGCGGCGCCGACCACCCCGACGCGATCACCCGCGACGATCTCCTCGACTTCCTGGGCGCCTTCCAGATGACGAGGGCGGCCGCGTCGCGCTTCCTCGATCGAACCGCCACGTCCATGGTCGAGGCGCTGGAAGCCGCGACGCGGGACCTGGCGAGCCGGGGTTTCAAGGACCTGGACGACTTGATCGGCCGCGAGACCGAGCAGTTGGTCGAGGTCTTGGGCCTCGATGTGAAGGTGCGCGAACGCGACTACTTCCCCAAGGGACGCTACGCCCTCGGAGCCAGCTAG
- a CDS encoding bifunctional helix-turn-helix transcriptional regulator/GNAT family N-acetyltransferase, which yields MTDIVSERAALFLGSRLKRLAERMQSQVTRLVEKADLPLQPSHMPVLGTLDRDGPQTIGALTEAMQVAQPTVTRAVARLTELGLVETNREHRDQRHKTIRLTPAGREALDRAKMLVWNRAEAAVEEVLADLDPSFLDQLTRLEALLAQEPLDVRAARRLEAGVSVVEFTDALAPAFRTINMEWLEDMYAVEPVDLKVLDHPRTAIIEAGGAILFAVVDGVGPVGTCALKPSGGGAIELTKMGVLKSARGAKIGEALLAAAIARAQAMGAAPLYLLSNRKSAAAIHLYEKLGFVHDATIMARYGAAYERCDVAMAYRG from the coding sequence ATGACCGACATCGTCTCCGAACGCGCCGCCCTGTTCCTGGGCAGCCGCCTCAAGCGCCTGGCAGAGCGCATGCAGTCGCAGGTCACCCGGCTGGTCGAGAAGGCCGACCTGCCGCTGCAGCCCAGCCACATGCCGGTGCTGGGCACGCTGGACCGCGACGGGCCGCAGACCATCGGCGCCCTGACCGAGGCCATGCAGGTGGCCCAGCCCACCGTCACCCGCGCCGTCGCCCGGCTGACCGAGCTTGGCCTGGTGGAGACCAACCGCGAGCACCGCGACCAGCGCCACAAGACCATCCGCCTGACGCCGGCCGGCCGAGAGGCCCTGGACCGCGCCAAGATGCTGGTCTGGAACCGCGCCGAGGCCGCCGTCGAGGAGGTGCTGGCGGACCTAGATCCCAGCTTCCTCGACCAGCTGACCCGGCTGGAGGCCCTGCTGGCGCAGGAGCCGCTGGACGTCCGCGCCGCCCGCCGCCTCGAGGCCGGCGTCTCGGTGGTCGAGTTCACCGACGCCCTCGCCCCGGCCTTCAGGACCATCAACATGGAGTGGCTGGAGGACATGTACGCGGTCGAGCCGGTCGACCTGAAGGTGCTGGACCATCCGCGCACGGCGATCATCGAGGCCGGCGGCGCCATCCTGTTCGCCGTGGTCGACGGCGTGGGCCCGGTCGGGACCTGCGCGCTGAAGCCCTCGGGCGGCGGCGCGATCGAGCTGACCAAGATGGGCGTGCTGAAGTCGGCCCGCGGCGCCAAGATCGGCGAGGCGCTGCTGGCCGCCGCCATCGCCCGCGCCCAGGCCATGGGCGCGGCGCCCCTCTACCTGCTCAGCAACAGGAAGTCGGCCGCCGCCATCCACCTCTACGAAAAGCTGGGCTTCGTCCACGACGCGACGATCATGGCCAGGTACGGCGCGGCCTACGAGCGTTGCGACGTGGCGATGGCCTATCGGGGCTAG
- a CDS encoding alginate lyase family protein gives MGNIRGRALALVLLASAALPGGAAMAQGAGAAPVQVQSGQGPVLVGGADLAAMRTEAQRYPMFAAELKRVRKEVDAAMKAGIDVPVPKDPGGGRTHEQHKRNYMAIYGAGMLYRATGDAAYSDYAKRMLLEYARLYPTLGLHPAAKNNAAGKLFWQSLNDAVWVVYSIQGYDAIRDTLSEADRKTIDDGVFRPMAKFIADDQPQVFDIIHNHATWACAAVGMTGYVLRDPVMVEKALKGTDRSGKVGFLKQIDQLFSPDGYYAEGPYYQRYALQPFVVFAHAIEENEPGRKIFQYRDGVLTKAVKAAVQLTYDGYFFPFNDALLEKSLKTDELYQSIAIAYGATKDPSLLSIARWQDRTTLTPDGLAVARDLSAGKEKPFPYASMLFRDGPGGDQGAIAVMRSGPGDQDEVVAVKNTAQGMGHGHYDKLNWILYDAGRPIVTDYGAARFLNIEAKDGGRYLKENETWAKQTVAHNTLVVNETSQFDGKVKAANTLAPKQIFFSAEGSAKISTAEMAGAWPGVVFRRSIVQVDAGKGPPLVLDLLKVKGDKPAQYDLPLHFSGHIIDAGFPLQQNLAARPVLGKDDGYQHLWVDAIGTPDAANARLTWIAGERFYTWRMLPPAGAQVIIAESGANDPKFNLRREPALIQRVKSDGNTTFVGVLEPHGAYDPSAETTEGSTSRIEALRHARTDDADVVTIVLAGGRTITIAVADSAEAGAAHKATVDGKAIAWKGHFARFDGKGGAQ, from the coding sequence GTGGGAAACATTCGCGGACGGGCTCTGGCCCTCGTGCTGCTGGCCTCGGCGGCCCTGCCGGGCGGGGCGGCGATGGCCCAGGGGGCAGGCGCGGCGCCCGTCCAGGTCCAGTCGGGGCAGGGGCCGGTTCTGGTCGGCGGGGCCGACCTGGCGGCCATGCGCACCGAGGCCCAGCGCTATCCGATGTTCGCCGCCGAGCTGAAGCGGGTCCGCAAGGAGGTCGACGCGGCCATGAAGGCCGGCATCGACGTGCCGGTTCCCAAGGATCCCGGCGGCGGCCGCACCCACGAGCAGCACAAGCGCAACTACATGGCCATCTATGGCGCGGGCATGCTGTACCGCGCCACCGGCGACGCGGCCTATTCCGACTACGCCAAGCGGATGCTGCTGGAATACGCCAGGCTCTATCCGACGCTGGGCCTGCACCCGGCCGCCAAGAACAACGCCGCCGGCAAGCTCTTCTGGCAGAGCCTGAACGACGCGGTCTGGGTGGTCTATTCGATCCAGGGCTACGACGCGATCCGCGACACCCTGAGCGAGGCCGACCGCAAGACCATCGACGACGGCGTGTTCCGGCCGATGGCGAAATTCATCGCCGACGACCAGCCGCAGGTCTTCGACATCATCCACAACCACGCCACCTGGGCCTGCGCCGCCGTCGGCATGACCGGCTACGTGCTGCGCGATCCGGTGATGGTGGAGAAGGCCCTGAAGGGCACGGACCGCTCGGGCAAGGTCGGCTTCCTCAAGCAGATCGACCAGCTGTTCTCGCCCGACGGCTACTACGCCGAGGGACCCTACTACCAGCGCTACGCCCTGCAGCCGTTCGTGGTCTTCGCCCACGCGATCGAGGAGAACGAACCGGGCCGAAAGATCTTCCAGTATCGCGACGGGGTGCTGACCAAGGCGGTCAAGGCCGCCGTGCAGCTGACCTATGACGGCTACTTCTTCCCGTTCAACGACGCCCTTCTGGAAAAGAGCCTCAAGACCGACGAGCTCTACCAGTCGATCGCCATCGCCTACGGGGCGACCAAGGACCCTTCCTTGCTCTCGATCGCCCGCTGGCAGGACCGCACCACCCTGACGCCCGACGGCCTGGCCGTGGCGCGGGATCTTTCGGCCGGCAAGGAAAAGCCGTTCCCCTACGCCTCGATGCTGTTCCGCGATGGTCCGGGCGGCGACCAGGGCGCGATCGCCGTGATGCGCTCGGGACCCGGCGACCAGGACGAGGTGGTGGCCGTCAAGAACACCGCCCAGGGCATGGGCCACGGCCACTACGACAAGCTGAACTGGATCCTCTACGACGCCGGCCGGCCGATCGTCACCGACTACGGCGCGGCCCGCTTCCTCAACATCGAGGCCAAGGACGGCGGCCGCTACCTCAAGGAAAACGAGACCTGGGCCAAGCAGACCGTGGCCCACAACACGCTGGTGGTGAATGAGACCAGCCAGTTCGACGGCAAGGTCAAGGCAGCCAACACCCTGGCGCCGAAGCAGATCTTCTTCTCGGCCGAAGGCTCGGCCAAGATCAGCACCGCCGAGATGGCCGGGGCCTGGCCGGGCGTGGTCTTCCGCCGCTCGATCGTCCAGGTCGACGCCGGCAAGGGGCCGCCGCTGGTGCTCGACCTGCTGAAGGTCAAGGGCGACAAGCCGGCCCAGTACGACCTGCCGCTGCACTTCTCGGGCCACATCATCGACGCCGGCTTCCCGCTGCAGCAGAACCTGGCCGCGCGGCCGGTGCTGGGCAAGGACGACGGCTACCAGCACCTGTGGGTCGACGCGATCGGCACGCCCGACGCCGCCAACGCCCGCCTGACCTGGATCGCCGGCGAGCGCTTCTACACCTGGCGCATGCTGCCGCCGGCGGGCGCGCAGGTGATCATCGCCGAAAGCGGCGCCAACGACCCGAAGTTCAACCTGCGCCGCGAGCCGGCCCTGATCCAGCGGGTCAAGAGCGACGGCAACACCACCTTCGTGGGCGTGCTCGAGCCGCACGGGGCCTACGACCCCTCGGCCGAGACCACCGAGGGCAGCACCAGCCGCATCGAGGCCCTGCGCCATGCGCGCACCGACGACGCCGACGTGGTGACCATCGTCCTGGCCGGCGGCCGCACGATCACCATCGCCGTCGCCGACAGCGCCGAGGCCGGCGCGGCCCACAAGGCGACCGTCGACGGCAAGGCGATCGCCTGGAAGGGCCACTTCGCCCGCTTCGACGGCAAGGGCGGCGCGCAATGA
- a CDS encoding MFS transporter: protein MKGGLRWLIVSLVGLATVINYIDRNALAVMWPAVSKDIGADKADYALLVTIFMVAYACGQSLFGKVFDVIGTRMGFAVSILVWSVSIAAHSVVRSLGLLALLRVTLGISEAGNWPGAVKANALWFPPRERALAQGIFNSGAAIGAIVSAPLVALLFELVGWRATFLVVGVLGFLWLLPWLFVYRADPGAHPWLSQAERAHIADRGDASAKAGWSPNLAQLLKQKQSWAIIVSRFFLDPVWWLFVSWLPIYLSETFGFDVRQIGLFAWVPFVGAMLGSLGGGWLSGALIRRGWTTLSARRFAVTLGGAIMLPALLLTAKAATPLTAVLLIAVILLGFQVAINNIQTLPSDYYGGGAVGTIAGIGGTAAVAGTLVTTWLVPVMTKHGYAPIFVLAAVIVPLGVVSLWLLGGRASPVPAPSSDSQ from the coding sequence ATGAAGGGCGGGCTTCGCTGGCTGATCGTCAGCCTGGTCGGGCTGGCCACGGTCATCAACTACATCGACCGCAACGCCCTGGCCGTCATGTGGCCGGCGGTGTCGAAGGACATCGGCGCCGACAAGGCCGACTACGCCCTGCTGGTGACCATCTTCATGGTCGCCTACGCCTGCGGCCAGTCGCTGTTCGGCAAGGTGTTCGACGTCATCGGCACGCGGATGGGCTTCGCGGTGTCGATCCTGGTGTGGTCGGTGTCGATCGCGGCCCACAGCGTCGTGCGCTCGCTAGGCCTGCTGGCCCTGCTGCGGGTGACGCTGGGGATCAGCGAGGCCGGCAACTGGCCCGGCGCGGTCAAGGCCAACGCCCTGTGGTTCCCGCCCCGCGAGCGGGCCCTGGCGCAAGGGATCTTCAATTCCGGCGCGGCCATCGGAGCCATCGTCTCCGCGCCCCTGGTGGCCCTGCTGTTCGAGCTCGTGGGCTGGCGGGCGACCTTCCTGGTGGTCGGCGTGCTGGGCTTCCTGTGGCTGCTGCCCTGGCTGTTCGTCTATCGCGCCGACCCCGGCGCCCACCCGTGGCTGAGCCAGGCCGAGCGCGCCCACATCGCCGATCGCGGCGACGCTTCGGCCAAGGCCGGCTGGTCGCCGAACCTCGCCCAGCTGCTGAAGCAGAAGCAGAGCTGGGCGATCATCGTCTCGCGCTTCTTCCTCGATCCGGTCTGGTGGCTGTTCGTCTCGTGGCTGCCGATCTACCTGTCGGAGACCTTCGGCTTCGACGTGCGGCAGATCGGCCTGTTCGCCTGGGTGCCGTTCGTCGGCGCCATGCTGGGCAGCCTGGGCGGCGGCTGGCTTTCGGGGGCGCTGATCCGGCGCGGCTGGACGACGCTCTCGGCCCGCCGGTTCGCCGTCACCCTGGGCGGGGCGATCATGCTGCCGGCCCTGCTGCTGACGGCCAAGGCCGCGACGCCGCTGACCGCCGTGCTGCTGATCGCCGTGATCCTGCTGGGCTTCCAGGTGGCGATCAACAACATCCAGACCCTGCCCAGCGACTATTACGGCGGCGGGGCGGTGGGCACGATCGCGGGCATCGGCGGCACGGCCGCCGTGGCCGGCACCCTGGTCACCACCTGGCTGGTGCCGGTCATGACTAAGCACGGCTACGCCCCGATCTTCGTCCTGGCGGCGGTCATCGTGCCGCTGGGCGTCGTTTCTCTCTGGCTCTTGGGCGGGCGCGCGTCGCCCGTGCCGGCGCCCTCCTCAGACAGTCAGTAA